The window AGCCAGGTCGCACAGCGGGCCCTCGACGGCGAGCGAGTCGCCGTCGTCAACGCCGAGGACGCCGTCATCACTGGCGACAAGGAAGACGTCTTCGGCACCTACCGCAAGCGACTCCAGCTCGGGTCCGACAGCGGACCGTACTACCCGAAGCGACCGGACACGATCTTCAAGCGCTCGATCCGTGGGATGCTTCCGTACAAGAAGCCCCGCGGTCGCGAAGCGTTCGAGAACGTCCGCGTCTACGTCGGGAACCCCTACGAGGGCGACGACGAGCGCGACGCCGAAGTGCTCGAGGACACGTCGCTGGACCGGCTTTCGAACATTCGCTTCGTCCAGCTGGGCGAAGTCTCCGAACAACTCGGTGCTAACGTCACATGGTAACGAACACGAGCGGCAAGAAAAAGACCGCCGTCGCTCGCGCAACGGTGCGCGACGGCGAGGGTCGCGTGCGAATCAACTCCCAGCCCGTCGAGCTGGTCGAGCCCGAGATGTCGCGGCTCAAGATGCTCGAGCCGTTCCGCATCGCGGGCGAGGAGCTCCGTAACGAAGTGGACATCGACGTCGACGTCGAGGGTGGTGGCATCAGCGGACAGGCCGACGCCGTCCGCACCGCCATCGCTCGCGGCATCGTCCAGCACACGAACGACGCCGAACTCCGCGACGCGTTCATGGAGTTCGACCGGTCGCTGCTGGTCAACGACGTTCGACAGTCCGAACCCAAGAAGTGGGGCGGCCCGGGCGCTCGGGCGCGCTACCAGAAGTCCTACCGCTAAGGTGATTCAGATATGATGGTACCGGTTCGGTGTTTCACCTGTGGCAACGTCGTCGGCGAGCACTGGGAGGAGTTCGACGAGCGAGCGAACGAAGGCGACGAGGATCCCCAGGAAGTGCTCGACGACCTCGGCGTCGACCGCTACTGCTGTCGGCGCATGCTCGTGAGTCACACCGACCTCGTCGACGTCGTCTCCCCGTACCAGTAACATGCAACAGGAACAACACAACCGATACGAAAAGGCGCGCATCCTCGGCGCTCGAGCGCTGCAGGTGTCCTACGGGGCACCCGTGCTGATCGAGACGGATCGAGCCGAGCCGATCCTGATCGCGGCGGAGGAGTACGACGCTGGCGTGTTACCCTTTACGGTCAAGCGAGGGAAGGATCGGAAATGACGCTGATCACCGACGTTCGACTCCGCCGGACGCTGGACTCACGCGGGAATCCGACCGTCGAGGCCGACGTGCTCACGGAAAGCGGCGGCTTCGGCCGTGCGGCCGCACCGAGCGGCGCAAGCACCGGCGAGTACGAGGCTGTCGAACGCCCGCCGAGCGAGGCGATCGCCGCGGCCCGGGAACACGCCGTTCCCCGGCTGGTCGGCGAGGCCTACGCCGGCAACCAGCGCGAGGTCGACGCGATCCTGCGTGCGGCCGACGGAACCGACGACTTCTCCGAGATCGGTGCCAACAGCGCGGTCGCGATCTCGATGGCCGCCGCGAAGGCCGGCGCCGACGTGCTGGGCGCGCCGCTGTTCCAGCACCTGGGCGGCACCTTCCGCGGGGACAACTTCCCGATCCCGCTGGGGAACGTCGTCGGCGGCGGCGAACACGCCGCCGACGCGACGGACATCCAGGAGTTCCTCGCTGCGCCCGTCGGTGCACCGAGCGTCGAAGACGCCGTCTTCGCCAACGCCGCCGTCCACGAGGCCGTCGCGAACCTGCTCGAGGACCGTGACATCGCCTGCGGTAAGGGCGACGAGGGCGCGTGGGCACCGTCGATCGACGACGCCGAGGCGTTCGAGATCGTCGACGAGGCGGTCTCGCTGGTCGAGGACGAGGTCGGATTCGAGATCGGGTTCGGGCTCGACGTCGCCGGCGCGGAGCTGTACGATTCCGACTCGGAAACGTACGAGTACAGCGACGAGAGCCGCGACACCGACGAACAGATCGCGTACGTCGCCGAACTCGTCGACGAGTACGATCTGGTCTACGTCGAGGATCCCCTCGACGAGGACGACTACGACGCCTTCGCCGAGCTGACTGACGAGGTCGGCGACGAGACGCTGATCTGTGGCGACGACCTGTTCGTCACCAACACAGAGCGCCTCCGGGAGGGGATCGACCGCGACGCGGGGAACAGCATCCTGATCAAGCCCAACCAGATCGGGACGCTTTCCGACGCCTTCGACGCGATCGAACTCGCGATCGAGAACGGCTACGATCCCGTCGTCTCCCACCGATCCGGTGAGACGGAGGACGCGACGATCGCACACCTCGCCGTCGCGACCGACGCACCGTTCATCAAGACCGGTGCCGTCGGCGGCGAGCGAACCGCCAAGCTCAACGAGCTCATCAGAATCGCAGACGACGCGACATGACAGACGACAACGACGCAACCCAGGAAGGGCTCGACGCCGCCGAAGAGGAGATCGACGAGGAGCCGGCCGAAGGGGCTGGCCCCGCCGCCGATCAGGACGACGTCGAGCCAGCGGAACAGACCGCCGACGCCGAGGCCGCCGAGGCCGACGCCGACGCCGAAGAAACCGAGGAAGACGCGGGGCCTGCCCTCGACGACGACGTGATGTCCGACGAAGAGGCAGACCTGCTCATCCCCGTCGAGGACTACCTCGGCGCCGGTGTCCACATCGGGACCCAGCAGAAGACCAAGGACATGGAGCGGTTCATCCACCGCGTCCGGACCGACGGTCTCTACGTGCTGGACGTCTCGAAGACCGACCAGCGCATCCGTACGGCCGCGGACTTCCTCTCGAACTACTCGCCCGAACAGATCCTGGTCACCTCGA of the Halobiforma lacisalsi AJ5 genome contains:
- the rpsB gene encoding 30S ribosomal protein S2 — translated: MTDDNDATQEGLDAAEEEIDEEPAEGAGPAADQDDVEPAEQTADAEAAEADADAEETEEDAGPALDDDVMSDEEADLLIPVEDYLGAGVHIGTQQKTKDMERFIHRVRTDGLYVLDVSKTDQRIRTAADFLSNYSPEQILVTSSRQYGRFPAEKFAEAVGARARTGRFIPGTLTNPKYDGYIEPDVLVVTDPIGDAQAVKEAITVGIPVIAMCDSNNQVSNVDLVVPTNNKGRKALSVVYWLLANEVLDRRGAEPSYSLEDFESGV
- a CDS encoding 30S ribosomal protein S9; translated protein: MVTNTSGKKKTAVARATVRDGEGRVRINSQPVELVEPEMSRLKMLEPFRIAGEELRNEVDIDVDVEGGGISGQADAVRTAIARGIVQHTNDAELRDAFMEFDRSLLVNDVRQSEPKKWGGPGARARYQKSYR
- the eno gene encoding phosphopyruvate hydratase; the encoded protein is MTLITDVRLRRTLDSRGNPTVEADVLTESGGFGRAAAPSGASTGEYEAVERPPSEAIAAAREHAVPRLVGEAYAGNQREVDAILRAADGTDDFSEIGANSAVAISMAAAKAGADVLGAPLFQHLGGTFRGDNFPIPLGNVVGGGEHAADATDIQEFLAAPVGAPSVEDAVFANAAVHEAVANLLEDRDIACGKGDEGAWAPSIDDAEAFEIVDEAVSLVEDEVGFEIGFGLDVAGAELYDSDSETYEYSDESRDTDEQIAYVAELVDEYDLVYVEDPLDEDDYDAFAELTDEVGDETLICGDDLFVTNTERLREGIDRDAGNSILIKPNQIGTLSDAFDAIELAIENGYDPVVSHRSGETEDATIAHLAVATDAPFIKTGAVGGERTAKLNELIRIADDAT
- a CDS encoding DNA-directed RNA polymerase subunit K yields the protein MQQEQHNRYEKARILGARALQVSYGAPVLIETDRAEPILIAAEEYDAGVLPFTVKRGKDRK
- a CDS encoding 50S ribosomal protein L13: MSVNVAEFDADVVVDARDCILGRVASQVAQRALDGERVAVVNAEDAVITGDKEDVFGTYRKRLQLGSDSGPYYPKRPDTIFKRSIRGMLPYKKPRGREAFENVRVYVGNPYEGDDERDAEVLEDTSLDRLSNIRFVQLGEVSEQLGANVTW
- a CDS encoding DNA-directed RNA polymerase subunit N, which codes for MMVPVRCFTCGNVVGEHWEEFDERANEGDEDPQEVLDDLGVDRYCCRRMLVSHTDLVDVVSPYQ